TCCACCCGCTCCAGGTTAATCGTCAGCGGGGCCTGGGTAAACGAGTTGCCGTAGCTGAAGCCCGAGCGTAGCCCGTTTAGCAGGCGGAAGCCGCTTTCGTAGCCGTTGCGGAACCCCCGAATCGTCAGGTCGTCGTAGTGCGAATACTGTGTGACGCCGGCCACGTTCTTTACTACCTCCGTGAGCCGCAACGCCTGCCGGTCTTCCATCAGCTCCTTGGTCACGGTCGAAATAGACTGGGGCACGTCGATGACGGCCGTGGCCGTTTTGGTGCCTACAAAGCTGTAGTCGCTCTTGTACGTGGTTTCCTTGCGACCCAGCACTTCCACTTCCTGCAGGGCCGTGGTGGTGGGCTGCAACAGAAAGTCAACGGTCAAATCGGGCGTTTCGGCGCTGAGTACCACCGTGCGCCGGGCTTCCTGAAAGCTTAGGCTGCGGGTAATCAGGGTATGCTCACCGAAAGGCAAGGCCAGGGAAAAGTGCCCATCGGCGGCACTCAAGGCGGAAAACCGTCCCGACTGGTCCAGGATAGAAACACCTTCCAGGCCGTGACCATCGGGGCCGGTGATATGGCCGTCGAGGTGGCCCATAGCCGTTTGGGCCGCTGCCAGCCCGGGCCAGAGCAGCAGCAGAAACAGGAAAAGTCGTTGCATAAAAAATGGGCAAGCCCGGCCACAACTGCCAGTGGCACCAGGGCGGGATGAAGTCGAGAAGAAAAAGGGAATGGGCCGCCAAACCGCGCACACGCAGTGGGACCAAAGTGCCGGAGCTACCGGCCGCGGGAAAGAGCCCGGGCCAGCGGGCCGGGCAGCAACGAAGAGTGGGCCAGGAAATTCCGGAAGCCGCAAAGCAAGGCAACGGCCGACCCGGCCCCGAAAGGCACGGAGTCATACGAGGCAGCCATACGGGCTGCTGCCAGGAAAATTAGTGACTAAGCCCGGGCAGTGGGCGGGCCGCGCAGACTAGCCCCTTCCAGCAGGTGGCTGGCCCGGCATACGGGGGCCTGGGGCCGGTATTCGGCAAAGAACAGCAGGCGCACCGGCTCGGCCAGGCGTACGGGCGCGGCCGGCGCAAACGGCGCATTGTAGAGATTATCAACGTGGCAGTGCTGGTGCTTGGCCGACAGCATGGCCTGGGGGCCAAGCTTTGCGGTGCGGACTACAACCGGCGCATCTTCGGTGTGCTGGTGCTGATGCAGGCGCAGCAAGGCTGCCTCGGGCGTCAGCACCCGGGCGAGCAGCACGATAAGCAGCCAAGCTATGTTTCTGCGCCAATTCTGCACGTTTCGCCTTTGCAATGAACCACAAAGGTAACCACGCATTTTACTCATGCAACATTGCTGCATCAAATTAAAGCTCGACCGTTCAGCAGAAAGACCAGCGGGCGGCATGGGCCGAAGGTGGGCCGACGAATCATCAAACCTGGCCTAGCCCGTGCATATACTCCTGTATCACAGGCACAAATAGTGGCGCAGCGGCCGTCAGGTAGTCGCGCTCAGCAGCCGTCCAGTGGCGCGGGTGCCCAAAGACGCAGGGCTGAAGAATGCCCCAAAGCTGCCCCTGCTCGGTAATATGCGCATGCACTAAGGCCCGATGACCAAAGGTGGTGCGTTCAAACTCCCGGTTGAGCACCTCGGGGCCCGCGGCGTGTACGTCGTCCACAAACACCGAGGGCTGGGCGGCCAGGGCAGCCCGAAACAGCGGGTCCTGCTTGGGCAGTTCGGTGGTGTCGTCCTGCCAGTCGTGGCGCGGGTCGGGCACGGCCTCATGCAGCCGCCAGACGAAGGCAATACGTCCCCGCCCCTGCTTGGGGTCGCGCACGTAGAGAAAGCACCGGTCTACCGCTAGGTGCGGGCCCACCAGGTCCAGGGCGTGCTGCAGCGTATCGGCGGGCGGTGCGGGGCTGGTCAGCACGGCGTGCAGATCGGTCAGGGCGGGGCTGTTCATGGCGGGACTGGGTACAGGTTTGGGGGCGGGATGAAGACAAGGCACTTATCCTTTTGGCATACGCAACCGCCCGGAAAGGGCTGCGACCAGACCACATTACCCCTTAGTCATGGCCCCCTGAATCGAGGGCAAAACTCTACATTTACCGCCTACTTCCTCCTATTTGTCCTATGTCATTTTCCATTCAACCCACGCTGGAAAATCAGCAGGTTTTGCTTCTGCCCTTGCAGGAAGAAGATTTTGCCGCCCTGTATGCTGCCGCCTCCGACCCCAACGTCTGGGCGCAACACCCCAACAAGGACCGCTGGCAGCCCGAGGTATTCCGGACGTTTTTCGCAGGTGCCCTGCAAAGTGGCGGAGCGTTTAAAATCATCGATAAGGCCACGGGCGAAGTGGCGGGCAGCACGCGTTTCTACGGCTACGACGCGGCGGACGACAGCATCCTGATTGGCTATACTTTCTACGCCACGCGCTACTGGGGCAAAGGCCTGAACCAGTTGGTGAAGACGATGATGCTCGACTACATCTTTGCCTTCGTCTCGCAGGTCTACTTTCACATCGGCGCGGGCAATATCCGGTCGCAAATTGCCATCGGTCGGCTGGGGGCCGAAAAGATTGCCGAAGAGGAAATAGCTTACTTTGGTGAAGCGCCCAAGCTCAACTTCGTGTACCGCGTTACCAAAGAGCAGTGGCTGGCACGCGCCTGACCGGCCGCCAGCAAACGGCAAATCCAACCAGCGCTATAGCTGCCAAGTAGGCAAGTACTTTGACTAGGCCCAGGAGGCAGGCCGACCAGTTGGCAAAGGTTGTTTCCTAACCAATCCGGGCTTGCCGTGTTAGTGCAGCACAATGGCAGCTTCTTATACGTATACTTCCGAGCTCTACAACCACCCGGCGCTGACCAGCAGTGCTGCCCTGCCCTGGCCCGGGGTGCGGGTAGAGCATTATCAGATGGAAGCCATGTCGCTGCCGGCGCACGCCCACGAGCAGCATCTGCTGCTCGTGCATCAGGGGCAGCAGCCCGTGGTGGCGAGCCGGCAAACCGGGCGGCGCGTGGAAGCCGACCAATTCCGGGCCGGGGACGTGGGATTGTATCCCGGGGGCGAGTATGGCCCGTTTGCCTGGGACGGGGCCGTCGATATTATTCAGGTCCACCTCGATGCGCAGGTGCTCGAAACCCGGGCCCGCCGCGACCTGGACCTGGCGCACTTCGCCTTGCACGAACGGTTTCGCTGTGAGGATGGCCTGCTCGCCCAGGTGGCTGCCCAGCTGCTGGCAGCCACAAATCGGGCCCATACGCTTGGGCAGTTGTACGCCGAGTCGCTGGCCACAACGCTGAGCTACCATCTTATTGAGCACCACGCCACGTTTGAGCGCCGCTTGGCGTCTGCTGAAGCGGGTGGGCAATTGCCGGCTGTGGTGCTGGCCCGCCTAGACGCGTACCTGGAAGCCTCGGCCGAGCAGCCCATTACGCTGGAGGCCCTGGCGGGCCTGGCCAATCTGAGCGTGTTCCACTTTTCCCGCCGCTTCAAGCGCACCACCGGCCGCTCGCCGTACCAGTATGTGCTGGACTGGAAAATCCGGCGGGCCCGCACGTTGCTACGCGCCGGCGAGTTGCCGGTGGCCGCTATTGGCGACGCGCTGGGCTTTGCCTCGCCGGCTCATTTTGCGGCCGCTTTCAAGCGGGCCGTGGGCCAGAGCCCCCGGGCGTACCAGCAGAGTTAAGGGGGTGCGTCGGAAGCGCAAGAATGTGTAAGAAGAGAGCAAGAATCAGTTCTTGAGCCGGGGGTAGGTGCCGGACCTTTGGGGTACTTAATTCTGCTGCCAACCGGCAGTGGTATCGTTTCTTACCCTAGTTTCCCCAGCATGAAACCTCTTATCATAGTGGCCGGCGCAACCGGCGACTTAGGCGGCCGTATCGTGGCGGCCCTGTGCCAGCGCGGCGCTTCCGTTCGGGCCCTGGTGCGCCCCGGCACCGACTCCGCCATCTTAACCAGCCTGAGCCAGCACGGCGCGCAGGTACAACCCGTTGAATTCACCGACCCAGCCGCCCTGACCCGCGCCTGCGAGGGCGGCAGCTGCGTGGTATCGGCGCTGGCCGGGCTGCGCGAGGTCATCGTGGATACCCAGGCCCGGTTGCTGGCGGCGGCCGTCGCGGCGGGCGTACCACGCTTTATTCCCTCCGATTTTTGTAG
Above is a genomic segment from Hymenobacter cellulosivorans containing:
- a CDS encoding GAF domain-containing protein codes for the protein MNSPALTDLHAVLTSPAPPADTLQHALDLVGPHLAVDRCFLYVRDPKQGRGRIAFVWRLHEAVPDPRHDWQDDTTELPKQDPLFRAALAAQPSVFVDDVHAAGPEVLNREFERTTFGHRALVHAHITEQGQLWGILQPCVFGHPRHWTAAERDYLTAAAPLFVPVIQEYMHGLGQV
- a CDS encoding helix-turn-helix transcriptional regulator, with the protein product MAASYTYTSELYNHPALTSSAALPWPGVRVEHYQMEAMSLPAHAHEQHLLLVHQGQQPVVASRQTGRRVEADQFRAGDVGLYPGGEYGPFAWDGAVDIIQVHLDAQVLETRARRDLDLAHFALHERFRCEDGLLAQVAAQLLAATNRAHTLGQLYAESLATTLSYHLIEHHATFERRLASAEAGGQLPAVVLARLDAYLEASAEQPITLEALAGLANLSVFHFSRRFKRTTGRSPYQYVLDWKIRRARTLLRAGELPVAAIGDALGFASPAHFAAAFKRAVGQSPRAYQQS
- a CDS encoding GNAT family N-acetyltransferase, giving the protein MSFSIQPTLENQQVLLLPLQEEDFAALYAAASDPNVWAQHPNKDRWQPEVFRTFFAGALQSGGAFKIIDKATGEVAGSTRFYGYDAADDSILIGYTFYATRYWGKGLNQLVKTMMLDYIFAFVSQVYFHIGAGNIRSQIAIGRLGAEKIAEEEIAYFGEAPKLNFVYRVTKEQWLARA